One stretch of Thermanaerosceptrum fracticalcis DNA includes these proteins:
- the ndk gene encoding nucleoside-diphosphate kinase gives MERTFVMVKPDGVQRGLIAEIIGRLEKKGYKLIGLKMLTLTPETAALHYAEHAGKPFYPGLISFITSGPVVAMVWEGKNAVKGVRTLMGITNPTEAIPGSIRGDYGIDMGRNVVHGSDSPVSAQREIAIYFKEEELVDYQRDMDKWIYE, from the coding sequence ATGGAAAGGACCTTTGTCATGGTTAAGCCCGATGGTGTACAGAGGGGCTTAATCGCCGAGATCATTGGGCGGTTAGAGAAAAAGGGCTATAAACTCATTGGCCTCAAAATGCTCACCTTGACCCCCGAGACGGCGGCTTTGCATTATGCGGAACATGCAGGTAAGCCCTTTTATCCCGGATTAATTTCTTTCATTACCTCGGGGCCTGTAGTAGCTATGGTCTGGGAAGGGAAAAATGCGGTGAAAGGCGTTAGGACCTTAATGGGTATCACTAACCCCACGGAAGCTATTCCCGGCTCCATCCGCGGAGATTACGGGATTGATATGGGAAGAAATGTGGTCCACGGCTCCGATTCACCCGTAAGCGCCCAGAGGGAAATCGCGATTTATTTTAAAGAAGAGGAATTAGTGGATTACCAAAGGGATATGGATAAGTGGATATATGAATAA